A stretch of DNA from Brevibacillus ruminantium:
ATCATGATGGTTGTTCTCCTCCCCCGTACAACTGGGAAATGACCTCTTCTTTAGCATGAAAAACGTGTTCCGGTCCAGGAAAACGGCGCTCTTTCACATCTGAAACATAGGTGCTGATCGCGTCTTTTATGGAGCCGCCAATATCTGTATAGCGTTTCACAAATTTTGGCTGTATCGAAGAAGCATAGCCGACCAGATCGTGGAATACCAAAACTTGTCCATCACAGGCAGGTCCTGCGCCGATCCCGATCACGGGAATGTCCAGACGCGACGAGATGAGAGCTGCCACCTCCTCGGGAACGCATTCCAGCACCAGCGAGAAAATCCCTGCCTCCTGTAGTACCTCTGCCTCTTCCATCAATCGACGCGCCGCTTCAACATCGCGGCCTTGCACTTTGAAACCGCCCAGTTGATGAACAGCCTGCGGAGTCAAGCCGATATGACCCATGACGGGGATACCTGCCTGCACACAGCGTGTGACAAGAGGGGCCAGTTCTTTGCCGCCCTCCATCTTGACTGCTTTCGCCAGCCCTTCTTGCAGGAGTCGGCCAGCGTTTTTCACGCCTTCCTCCACTGTTCCGTGATAGCTGAGAAAAGGGAGATCAGTTACCACAAAGGTTCTGTTGGCTGCCCTCGTAACGGCCTTGGAATGGTGCAGCATATCCGCCATCGTGACAGGCAAGGTCGAGTCATACCCAAGTACAACCATACCCAGTGAATCTCCCACGAGGATCATGTCGGCCCCTGCTTCCTCGGCAAGCTTGGCTGAAGGATAATCATAGGCTGTAATCATGGCGATAGGTTCGCCCGCATGTTTTTTTGCGCGCAGATCCGCTGTCGTGATCGGCGCCAGGTTGTTTGCCATCTCTCTCCCACCTCTACATGCGCCCTTTCCCATGTGACCCGTACGGAAACAAAAAAACCTTCTCGCCGAAATAGGGAGAAGGTTGTCCACACAAAAGAAACGTAACACGATACGTGTGTGTCATAGGATTCCTTCTGTCTCGGTCCACACAGGCTCTGAGCAGATTGTTGTCCATAGCATTGCACAAGAATGAAAAGAAAAAACTCCATGCTGGGTTGCTCTAAAAAACAAGAGTGCCGTTCGGAAAACCGATACAGCCTCCACCCCATGGAGTATACCAGAAAAATTAGGAATTTGCACGATAATTGACATCGGCGGAGTATACCTTGTGCCGCTTGCCGGTAGTGTCTTCCAGGATCAAAACACCCTCTTCGTCCAGCCCGATTGCCTTGCCTTCCAGTGTTTGCTGGATGGTACTGACCGTGATCCATCGGCCAATCGTATAGGAATGCTGCTCCCACTCCATCTTTACACGCTCAAAGCCCTCTCGCAGATAATGATCATATTCGGCTTCAAAATTCTCGCAAAAGCGCTGGATAAACGGGATTCGTTTGAGTGGCTTGCCGGATTCGATCCGCAGGGAGGTGGCGATGGCCGACAACTCTGGCGGGATGTCTTCGCTGGTCATATTGGCGTTGATCCCTATACCGATGACCAGATAATTAACCCGATCAGATTCCGCGTTCAGCTCGGTTAGCACGCCGCTCACCTTTTTATCCCCGATAAAAATATCATTGGGCCACTTGATCTTGGGCCCAACACCCGTCTCTTCCCAAATCGTTTTTGCCAAGACGACTGCGGTCAATAATGTCATCTGTGGTGTTTTTGACAGCGGAATCTCCGGGCGAATGATGAGACTCATCCAGATGCCGGAGCCCTTCGGCGAGTGCCAAGGCCGTCCCAGACGCCCCCTGCCCCCTGTCTGCTGTTCTGTGATGACGAGTGTCCCTTCCGGCGCTCCTTTGCTTGCCGCCTCATGGGCCAGTGGCTGCGTGGAGATGACGCTGTCGTGCGCCAGCACCTTCTGCCCGATCCGATACGTCCCCAAGCCCGCACGAACCTCTTCTGCAGACAGTCGATCGGGTGCGGCAAGCAGTCGGTAGCCTGACTTGCGCACGGCCTCCACTTCATATCCGTCTTTTCGCAGTTCCTCAATATGCTTCCAAATCGCTGTTCTGGAGCAGCCACAGCTCTGGCTCAGCTCTTCTCCAGAGATAAACTCCCCTGGTTTGCGATGGAAAGCCTTGATAATCTCTTCTTTAATGTTCATGTCGGGCAACCTCTTTCCTCGCTTCCTCAAGCAATGCCTCCGGCGTATTGGGCAACTGATAAAACGCCGTTTGCTCCCACAAATGCTGCAGCAGATCGTGAACCCACTGCCCGGGCTTTTTGCTCAGCTGTGTATACAGATCATGTCCGTTTAGCGCCAGCTCCTGAACGGATTTGACTGGCATTTGTTCATAGATTTGCATAAGAGCATTGGCTATATCTCTATCCGGCTTGTTTTTCCAGCATGCCTGGAGAAGAGCGTTTAACTCCGTGCAAAACTGCCAGCCTCTCTCCAGCAGGTGGGATTGCCAATCGATATTTTGCGGCACATCCCATTTCGGGTGAATGTCTGCCAGCGTCTGCACGAGGGCACAGATCAATTCTTTGTCCCGCTTGGACAGCTTCAACTCCAGGCATGCCTGTCTGGCTTCCTCGTAGAGAAAACCAGCCGCATACATCAGCAAAGCCCATTTATGAGGTAAATTCGGTAGCGCGGCAAGACGGTCGGATTGGCCCTTGGCTTTTGCAAAGAGTGTTTGTAAACGCGGCCATGCCTGAAGGGCTGCAGTCTCGACGATCAACGCAGTCCCGACGGCGGGCGCAGGGCTTTCCAGCATTTTTTGCAATTCTTCGCGGATTCTCTCAATCGCAATATGTTGGAGCAGCTCCGCTGTCCCTTTCATCGCAGCCAAAGTCTTCTCTTCAATACGAAAGTTGAGCTGGGCTGCAAACCGAACCGCCCGCAAGATACGAAGCGCATCCTCGCGAAATCGCTGTTCAGGATGGCCAACAGCGCGAATAAGCCCGTTCTTCAGATCACTCAAACCATGAAACGGGTCCACGAGCACTCCATATCGATCCATCGCCATCGCATTCATGGTGAAATCTCTGCGCTCCAGATCAAGCTGCAGCTCCGAGACGAAGTTGACTTCCTTCGGCCTGCGAAAATCTTCGTACTCGCCTTCTGTCCGATAGGTAGTCACTTCAAAAAGACTCCCGCCTTCTTTCACGGAAACCGTTCCATGCTTCAGCCCGGTGGGCACATGTTGGGGAAATAGGCGCATCACGTCGCCAGGATGGGCATTTGTGCATATATCTATATCATGCACCGGTCTATTGAGCAGCCAGTCGCGGACGCAGCCACCGACAAAATAAGCCTCATACCCGCTTTCCTCCAGCGTTTTCAGGATGTTTTCAGCCAAACTCTTTCCCACGCACGACACTCCGATTCCGTCCGCCTGCGCATAAAGGAGGCGTTGTTGATGAAATTCTTGATGGGATTGTCCATCATGCTTGCAAAGCTCTTTCAATTGACAAAAAGCGGTTCCCACCGCTCTTGAATTCCGTATTTATCATGATTTCTGGAGAAGATCATTGTAAAGCGCTTCGTACTCGCTCGTAATCTTCTCATGGCAAAAGGTTTCACAGGAACGCTCGATACTGCTCCGCGAGAAGCGGTCATACAGCTCTTCATCTCGCAGCAAGAGCAGCGTCTTATCTGCCATGCCCTCTACATCGCCGATCGGCCGCAAAAAGCCGCACACCTCATCCAGCACAACCTCAGGCAGTCCTCCGGCTACGGATGCGACGACAGGGACGCCACAAGCCATAGCTTCCAGGGCAACAAGGCCAAAGCTCTCTTTTTCGGAGGGAAGTAGCATGACGTCCGCCATCGAAATGACCTCAGCCACATCCTCTTGTTTTCCGAGAAAATGAACGTCTCCCTCCAACCCCTTCTCCGCAATTTTTTCACGAACCATGCTGAGATCAGGACCTTCACCAATCAGAAGAAGCTTGACTGGCATCTGCCCTCGGACGCGCTCAAAGACGTCGACCACATCCTGCGCTCGTTTGACTGGACGGAAATTGGAGATATGCATGATGATTTTTTCGCCGTTCGGAGCGAACATCCGCTTGATCTCACTTACTTCTTTTGGATAATAGCGTCTTTTGTCTACAAAATTGTATACAGGGACGATTTCCTTTTCGACATGCAGCAGTTCCTTCGTTTGCCGAATCAGATCCTGTGAAACAGCCGTAACCAGATCACTTCTTTCGATGCCAAACTGAATCAGGCTGCTGAGGCTGGAATCGTAGCCTAGTACAGTGATATCTGTCCCGTGCAAGGTTGTAACAATTTTCAGGTGATCGCCGACCATTTGTTTTGCCAGATACGCACATAAGGCGTGGGGCACAGCATAATGGACATGCAACAGATCCAGCTTTTCGTTTTTGGCTACCTGAGCCATCCGATTGGCCAGCGTCAGGTCATACGGCGGATATTTGAAGACGTCGTAATGACTGACCTCCACTTCATGATAAAAAATGTTGGGATGAAACTTGCTGAGGCGAAACGGCATACTTGACGTTATGAAATGTACCTGATGCCCACGCTCCGCCAACAGTTTTCCCAGCTCTGTCGCTACAACGCCCGAGCCCCCCAGTGACGGATAGCAAGTAATGCCGATTTTCATAGGGAAATTCACCTCTTTTTACAAACGGTCCAGGACATAGGGTACAGCAGAAACAAATCCCTCGGCATACATAACGCCAGATTCTTGTCCGAATAACCGCTCACGATAGGTAACCGATTCTAGATATCCGTTATTCAACGGGGTTGCAACGCTGTCTGCCTCTTGTTCAAACTGGCTTCGATAACAGCGCAGGACATTCATCTTGCCCTCGTAGACATCTGTAATGTCGACAACCACATCCGGCTTCACGGTTGAATTGATAAAGTAATACAGAAGTTTGGACGGACGATACGCAGGCAGGGACAAATTTGCGGAGTACTTGCGAATCCCGGACGAAAATACAGCCTCTCGCACAATTCGGCTGACACTCTCATGATCAGGGTGGCGGTCTTGCCAGTAGGGTGCGAGAACGACCCGCGGCCGCGTTTCGCGAATCAGGTCAACAACGCGACTGATTGCATCCTCCCTCACCTTTTCCAATCCTCTGTCAGGAAATCCGAAGTTGTAGCGTGCTGTGCTGCCCAGTATTTGATCGGCAGCCGCCGCTTCTTCTTGCCTCCGCTCCACTGTACCGTTGGAAGAAAGCTCGGCATAGGTCAAATCAAGAATGCCTACTTTCTCGCCCCGCTTGGAAGCAAGGAGCAGCGTACCTGCTGCTCCGATCTCCACATCATCAGGATGTGCGCCAATCGCCAAGATGTCTAATTCTTTCATCATCGCTCACTCCTCGTGCACGACTTCCCGCCAATTCAGTTCCCCGCGCTCCAATGCCTTCAGCAGCACCTCGGCAGTTCCCAGATTTGTGGCAAACGGGATTTTATGGACATCGCAAAGTCTGAGCAGTGCGATAATATCCGGCTCATGCGGCTGAGCTGTCAACGGATCACGCAGGAAAATGATCAAATCCATTTCGTTGCGTGCAATCATCGCTCCGATCTGCTGGTCTCCTCCCAATGGCCCCGAAAGAAAACGGGTGACCGAAAGCGAAGTCGCATCCATGATCTTCTGACCTGTCGTTCCTGTTGCGAACAGTTCATGCTCGTGAAAGATGTTTTCATAGGCCATTGCCAGTTGCACAATTTCTTCCTTCATGCGGTCATGGGCAATAAGTGCAATTTTCAAGCAAACCTCTCCCTTGCTGTCCATCG
This window harbors:
- a CDS encoding methylglyoxal synthase is translated as MKIALIAHDRMKEEIVQLAMAYENIFHEHELFATGTTGQKIMDATSLSVTRFLSGPLGGDQQIGAMIARNEMDLIIFLRDPLTAQPHEPDIIALLRLCDVHKIPFATNLGTAEVLLKALERGELNWREVVHEE
- the bshB1 gene encoding bacillithiol biosynthesis deacetylase BshB1; this translates as MKELDILAIGAHPDDVEIGAAGTLLLASKRGEKVGILDLTYAELSSNGTVERRQEEAAAADQILGSTARYNFGFPDRGLEKVREDAISRVVDLIRETRPRVVLAPYWQDRHPDHESVSRIVREAVFSSGIRKYSANLSLPAYRPSKLLYYFINSTVKPDVVVDITDVYEGKMNVLRCYRSQFEQEADSVATPLNNGYLESVTYRERLFGQESGVMYAEGFVSAVPYVLDRL
- a CDS encoding biotin--[acetyl-CoA-carboxylase] ligase; translated protein: MNIKEEIIKAFHRKPGEFISGEELSQSCGCSRTAIWKHIEELRKDGYEVEAVRKSGYRLLAAPDRLSAEEVRAGLGTYRIGQKVLAHDSVISTQPLAHEAASKGAPEGTLVITEQQTGGRGRLGRPWHSPKGSGIWMSLIIRPEIPLSKTPQMTLLTAVVLAKTIWEETGVGPKIKWPNDIFIGDKKVSGVLTELNAESDRVNYLVIGIGINANMTSEDIPPELSAIATSLRIESGKPLKRIPFIQRFCENFEAEYDHYLREGFERVKMEWEQHSYTIGRWITVSTIQQTLEGKAIGLDEEGVLILEDTTGKRHKVYSADVNYRANS
- the panB gene encoding 3-methyl-2-oxobutanoate hydroxymethyltransferase; protein product: MANNLAPITTADLRAKKHAGEPIAMITAYDYPSAKLAEEAGADMILVGDSLGMVVLGYDSTLPVTMADMLHHSKAVTRAANRTFVVTDLPFLSYHGTVEEGVKNAGRLLQEGLAKAVKMEGGKELAPLVTRCVQAGIPVMGHIGLTPQAVHQLGGFKVQGRDVEAARRLMEEAEVLQEAGIFSLVLECVPEEVAALISSRLDIPVIGIGAGPACDGQVLVFHDLVGYASSIQPKFVKRYTDIGGSIKDAISTYVSDVKERRFPGPEHVFHAKEEVISQLYGGGEQPS
- the bshA gene encoding N-acetyl-alpha-D-glucosaminyl L-malate synthase BshA, yielding MKIGITCYPSLGGSGVVATELGKLLAERGHQVHFITSSMPFRLSKFHPNIFYHEVEVSHYDVFKYPPYDLTLANRMAQVAKNEKLDLLHVHYAVPHALCAYLAKQMVGDHLKIVTTLHGTDITVLGYDSSLSSLIQFGIERSDLVTAVSQDLIRQTKELLHVEKEIVPVYNFVDKRRYYPKEVSEIKRMFAPNGEKIIMHISNFRPVKRAQDVVDVFERVRGQMPVKLLLIGEGPDLSMVREKIAEKGLEGDVHFLGKQEDVAEVISMADVMLLPSEKESFGLVALEAMACGVPVVASVAGGLPEVVLDEVCGFLRPIGDVEGMADKTLLLLRDEELYDRFSRSSIERSCETFCHEKITSEYEALYNDLLQKS
- a CDS encoding CCA tRNA nucleotidyltransferase gives rise to the protein MGKSLAENILKTLEESGYEAYFVGGCVRDWLLNRPVHDIDICTNAHPGDVMRLFPQHVPTGLKHGTVSVKEGGSLFEVTTYRTEGEYEDFRRPKEVNFVSELQLDLERRDFTMNAMAMDRYGVLVDPFHGLSDLKNGLIRAVGHPEQRFREDALRILRAVRFAAQLNFRIEEKTLAAMKGTAELLQHIAIERIREELQKMLESPAPAVGTALIVETAALQAWPRLQTLFAKAKGQSDRLAALPNLPHKWALLMYAAGFLYEEARQACLELKLSKRDKELICALVQTLADIHPKWDVPQNIDWQSHLLERGWQFCTELNALLQACWKNKPDRDIANALMQIYEQMPVKSVQELALNGHDLYTQLSKKPGQWVHDLLQHLWEQTAFYQLPNTPEALLEEARKEVARHEH